A stretch of DNA from Ctenopharyngodon idella isolate HZGC_01 chromosome 6, HZGC01, whole genome shotgun sequence:
ATCATCATTTCAAACAATCATTGTGGCCAAATGCATTCAAAAAGTGTAATGGAAAAggtaaaaatacacatttaaataatccAGGCATGTTTTCAGTGCTGTTTTTCACCAAATGAACACaagaaattattacatttcataATTTACATGCACAAATTGAATGataaacagcaatattgattattatatactataaaaCATCTGTATTAATGCTGATTTTATATTAGGAATAAAATAATACTGAGTATATTGTGAATATCTGACATACCCCTAGTGAAATTTTGTGTTTGTCGTGAGTTTGTgtataaatgtgtttgtgttcatgaACTCTCCTCAGAGGAATAGTGGAGAAGAAGCTGGCGGCGTGTGTAAACATCGTACCGCAGATCACATCCGTGTGAGTaccagctgtgtgtgtgtgtgtgtgtgtgtgtgtgtgtgtgtgtgtgtgtgacgctGTGGTTCTGACGCATGTGTATTGCGGCGGCTGCAGGTACGAGTGGCAGGGGAAGATCGAGGAGGACACTGAAGTTCTGCTGGTGAGTTTGAATCTCATTTGATCAATTACATCTATCATTTCCTCTGCTCCATATCTCcatctttattaatgttttatttttattattaaagcgTAATTCAACAAGGTTTGCCCCTTTAAATCTCTTCTATAAGAGAGGCTGAAACCAGATCCAGACAGTATAAGAACACTTAGATAAATATGTCAAATGACAATAAACATGTAGATATGATTAGGATTGAGCTGCCATCATGAAgctgatgtttttttaaagcatgatacagtatataataaatatttacattacattcaGGATGATTTTAATGGCAAAGTCAAATTAAACTGTGAATACTGcactttttatgttttatgaagATCATGCTGTCAAGTTCTTCACTTTCTGGTTCTTGAGTATGAGAGCATtaagatgttttattaaaagcaaaaacactTAGAATTGGAAAGTTAATTTTCAATTAATCATTTCAAAGCTGATTTGCATTCAGAAAAGTTGATGGAATGATGTAGTGCAGTGGATTTcagtcagtttgtgtgtgtctcttttcTAACACGCGTTGTTCAGTTCAtggagctgatgatctgaatcaggtgtttATTACGAGAGACGTACAAAATGTGCAAAGCTGTTTCTTCTATCAGAATCTTATGGAAGCTTGtctcacaattccaacttttttctcagaattgtggttttatatcacaattccgACCTTTCCCAGAATTGGGattatatatctcacaattctacttttttctcagaattggaaTTTTGTATCTTGCAATTACGACTTGTTTTTTTAGAACTGggattttatatcacaattccgacttttctcagaattgggattatatatcttgcaattccaactttctcagaattgagattTCATATCACGTAATTCCCacgtttttctcagaattgggattttatatctcacaattcctacttttttctcagaattgcaattatatatcacaattatgattttttttttttttcccctcagaattaaGAATTCATTTCTTGCAATTccaacttttttcctcagaatcaCGTTTTTTAatgtctcacaattcttacttttttagatatgaactcacaattgtgagttataaaagccaaattgcattatataaacttgaaattctgagaaaaaggtcagaattgcgaggtaaaaattcacaattaatttttttattattttatcccGTGGCGGAAACACGCTTCGGTAGAATCTACACCTGACAATCATTAGCACTTCACTGGACATTCAACTGGCatctttagacaaaataatgcacacaaatGAGAAGAATACTGTTCATgtagaaacttttaaatatatggTGAACATTGCATCCATTTACATCTTTTCATGTACAATAATGTGTTTTCAGAGGTTGTATTGCAGTGTTTGGCTCCACAATGACAAATGCATGTAATATCTGATAACTAAATTtccctttacattttttttcagatgaTTAAGACAAGAAGTTCAAAGATTCCTGCTCTTGCTGAATATGTTCGGTATCCTCACACATCAAGctgcaaaaaacacatttcaataattTCTCTGCTACATGCAGAACCAAAAATAATTGCAGAATTGGCCGGGCGAAACCAATGATGCACGTTTGAGACAGGAATACCTGTTCATCCGGCCAGTGAAACTTTTTGCGATTCTGTTTGGTGCTGCTGGTGACAGAAATGACTCGCTTCACCTTTCATCTAAAAATACACCACACCAGTGTTGAATAAATAAACGTTAGTGTGTTGTTTGTTCTGCAGGTCAAATCACCCGTATGAAGTGGCGGAGGTCATCAGTTTACCCATCGATCAGGGAAACCCGCCGTATCTGAAATGGATCGGAGACGTTGTGCCGGAATGAGCAGCGCTTCAGACTTTAACACAGAAACTGGGATTACAGCTTATGTTGTCTTCATTtgactgctgttttttttacccACCACAAACTTACTTTGCAACAGCAGGAAGTGAATATAAAGGACTGTGAACCGTTTATGTTATAAATGAGTTGCATTTGATATAACAGGCGACTCAAGCACAGTCTGATCAGTtctgtattaaaatgtaaaaataagcaAAATGCATTTGTGtcttattatttacattattattccTTGAAGATTACAAAGTATGTGTTTGTTCTGTCGGCCTTTGTTTTGATTCAAATGAAGTCTTTGTTTACCCCACTAAAAATAACACAGCCTACATTAGAAGAATACCTGAAGAATACGTGATCCCACTTAAAACACGACTACTTAGTTAGCACATTAATGAATGGAGATGAATTATTGATTAGGAGTGTAAAGGATTTTATTCTGAGAGCTGAAAATCATTTATACCACAGAAATGACACCACTGACCAATcacaatcaagtattccagatgAGTAATAATGCACAATAGCTTTTAATGTAAGATGCTGCATCACGTCATCAGAGGAGCAGCACTGGATTCGCTTTGAGCCCTCAAATgtcagtgaacacacacacatgcagtgaCCACTGTAATGGCTGCAGTTTCTGCCCttcaaatgaaaacagaaatatgGAAACAGTCCAACACTGTTCTTGATAATCCGGTGCGTTTGCAATGCTTCAGCTGGATGTGCAGCTGATTCAGTAGCTGCCATTACATGCATCCAAATAAACCGTTTAAAATCAGAAAGAAAAGCCTTCATGTCAAGACCATAATCAATCCGACTGAGCTCTATCTGAATCACATTTTGATCGGATAATCCGATCAACAGGAAAGAAATAAGCATGTAAACGCTTCAATCCGATCGGACTATTTTCTCATATTGAAAAACACCTTCAGCATGTGACCAGTGTTGAGGAATTGAGGAAAAttagtgcatgtaaacatgctgATATTTTCCAGTTTCCTGCTCAATGAATGATGTTACATAAGATCTAAACAAAGAATACGAGCAAAGGCCGTGTTTTCTTGTGGTCTTCGCTGGCAGTGTTACTAAATCATCGTTATTTAATAGTCATAACTGAAGCTGCAGCAGCGCAGCTCAATCTGTCCATATTACAAGCAGCTGATCTCCAGGACCGAGCATTTTTCCCTGCTGGTCTCTGACGTGTGTGATATCCGTGCTCCATTGCAGTCACGGGTTGGGCTGATGGAGCGATCGCGTCGCCTAGCCACGTCCGCTTTCCTAGAGTCCTCGTGTTGTCCATTCCGGAGTTCGTTCTGCTCATGCTCTTCAACATTGGTCACCTTCAGATGCTCCTTCAGGTCCAGTTCTCTTCGAATCTCCTCAAGCGGTAGCGCAACCATTCCCGCTCCCGGCTGCTGATCATGGTTTTCCACACGTCTAGACGACCGGCACAAGGCTTTCCGGAATCCTCTTTTGAAGTTGTCCGACAAGACGCCGTACAAAATGGGATTTGCGCAACTGTTGGCGTAAGAAAGAACCACAACGAAATAATACAGACCTCTGAACTCTCCCGGCAGCAGCACCAGCAGGTTGACGATGTTTAGCACATAAAACGGCAGCCAGCAGAACACGAACACGGCCACTACAATCACGACCATGCGCGTGATCTTGCGCTCCGACTTCCTGCGGCGGATCGACGTGGCGCGGACTCTTCGTCCGGAGCTGCGCACCTTCACCACGATCAGCAGGTAGCACAAGCAGATGACCGTCAGCGGGCCGAAGAACCCGACGGTCGCCGTGTAGATAATGAATGCCGCTTTCCAAACTTCGGCAGGCTCCGGCCACACGATGCTGCAGTTCCCATCATCCTGCAGAACACCAGCGAACACCACCACTGGCAGGACCACCACGAAAGAAACGGCCCATACGGTTGCATTCACGGCCTTGGCCACGCGAGGCTGGCGCCACCTAGAGGACCGGAGCGGATGCACTACAGCCAGATAGCGGTCGATGCTCATCACTGTCAGACAGAAGATGCTGGTGAACTGGTTAATGGCGTCCACCGTCATCACCAGGCGACACATCAAGGATCCGAAGGGCCATGAGAGCAGGCCGTTCTGCACGGCGAGGAACGGCAGACCCAGCATGAAGAGTTCGTCTGCGATGGCCAGGTTGAGAATGTAAATATTTGTCACTGACTCCGCCTGGGAATATCGCAATACGATGTGGATGACGAGAGTGTTCCCGACCAGGCCGACGACACACACGGTGACGTAGATGAGGGGGATGAGGATACCGGCGACTCCCGGCGCATAATCCACAGTCCTGCTGTCGGTCCAGTTCTCACTCGGAAAGAGAAACGGAGGAGGAAACGAGGGGGATGCGTTACTCCACACCGCTGATTCTGTTGTGGAGGGATGTGAAGTCATTCGATGAACCTCCATCGTTAAAAGAGCGACTCAACAGCTGCCCATCTGAtctgtgagtgagagagaataCTGGTTGAGTGTGTCTACACATGGACAGATACATTTaaagaaatcattaaaaatatcacTAAACGTTCATCACACTAAAccaaatactgtaaaaaacaaaaactggcAGCTGCACTGGGACTGTACCCTTGCAAAAGATGCACATTAGTAccttaaattatttattttaacttataACCACACATttcattaaacaattttaatatgCCAATCTACTTGTACTTCCAAACTCagctttttaccttaaaatgtacTGATGGTCAAAACACTGTCATACTCGttattcataatttttactGGAAAAGAACATTAACTTGACAGTAAAATAATTTAAGGCTAATTCAATGTTTTTGCTGTATATACTGTAGAAAGTATAATTGTATTAAAGTACAACTAATTGGTAGCATTTTTAGTTTTCTctataaatattacaaatattctCAATATTTCTCACGTGTGCTATATTTAGGGGCCAAGGTGCTTCTTCTTCCGCTcaggaagtctatggcagcccatagaaccgcttgcaggaaagttatgaaatttggcacaccgATAGAGGTCAGTCCCAACATTAACCACACCGATTTTGGAGTCTCTAaatcaatccctctagcgccaccaactgtccaaacttatataattttttaactgTAAGGGCTagaaaaaaatgcctttttccgtctgattccttggctcaagacgattCAATTGCACCTTATGACATCATTTTCCGTCATGAAAATTTccccgccattttgaatttcctGAAAAGCCTGCTTTTTAGAACTCCTCCTACGCTGTTGCtccaattttcacaaaaattgaaacagatcatcttcagaccatgccgacaaaaaTTTGaggaattcaagttgatttgtcaaaccattttcaaaaaacgtGTGAACAAATTTTATGTAGCGCTTGCAAAAATAGACGTAAGGCACTATCTCCTCaacgctttatcgtattcagaccaaacttggtacatgttaTCACATgcatgacctgaggctacaTGCAGCATTTCAgcacagtgccacctactggtctggagatatgaaaaatggatattttttcctTATAACTTCTGATCGTCATGCTGAATCAAATGATATCAAATTTTCCCgtatcggccattttgaatttgtagtaaaatgctgtattttacgaaCGCATGAATGTATCATTATGAAACTTGGTATGGGTAATCAGGACAATGCCCTGAAAGAGCCTGAGAAGCTTCGGACcatcgccacctagtggtgaaaaaatgatttacatgctcataacttttgatgtggttgacttatttcatgggagtccaacgataccaaacgtGCTAGGTTTTGCCTTGTGGTTAGTCCAAGGTTGTAATTTAGCGTTTAAACAACATTCGTGAATATCTTAGAAACTGTTAGTCCGATTGAGATGAAACCACTGTAGGAAAATCAAAAACATAGGTCGTTGACTAAACACTAAtggccaaatgtcaaaattttgatagtaaatggcaaaaaaatgcaatcaaaatCAGTTGTGGGTAATTTTTTATGggttcatacatataaatgtctataactcctaaacaaaatgagatattttcaccaaatttgaaaCGCTGGTCTGATTGACTTCAAAATTaacatgcagtgtctttgtctcagTTGGTATCATAGTTCATTATGACATTGTTGGTCTGCTAGCTTCCTTGTTTGCTTCTGTTGTGCTCGAccccttaattgctgcttgcagctatattaatacttctgaagtcatatgatgcTTTGTGTGAAAAACGGAAATTAAAGTTGAAATGTAACATCACTACATCAGTGATTCCAAACTCTTTTCTTGCATGTGATGTAAACAAGTGTGTAAATGTGGATGAATCTTTTGTCATACACTAGGGAGAgtaaatatggaagcttgtttccgccacggactaaaaaatggaaaagataattgtgagtttttatttcacaattcttacttttcttctcagaattgcgagatagaaACTTggattgcaagttataaagtctgaattgtgagatataaaagtcagaattgtgatggaaacaagcttccgtaAGTAGATGATGACAGAACGTTCATGTCTGCCCAGCTAACAGAGAACATTCTTAGAATGTTCTGGCaacgttctctcaaagttaaaacaaacgttcttccagtaacgttaatagaacgttcattTAGTGTTCtgtggtctttaataatgttctcaaaacgttagcacaaaaacattacttaAATATCattcatagattttttttttttttttctgaaatgtttcacTTGGATGTTCgtctaacgttttttaaattttactacttgtttcagaacatttaGAGAATCtttaaaagtaa
This window harbors:
- the LOC127513851 gene encoding protein CutA homolog isoform X1 yields the protein MHFMVMRFDASAGGALRFFCLTVLLGVLMLPVLRWMGLRAFSMATQTYSSGTHSAAFVTCPNDTVAKELARGIVEKKLAACVNIVPQITSVYEWQGKIEEDTEVLLMIKTRSSKIPALAEYVRSNHPYEVAEVISLPIDQGNPPYLKWIGDVVPE
- the si:zfos-169g10.2 gene encoding somatostatin receptor type 5, which translates into the protein MEVHRMTSHPSTTESAVWSNASPSFPPPFLFPSENWTDSRTVDYAPGVAGILIPLIYVTVCVVGLVGNTLVIHIVLRYSQAESVTNIYILNLAIADELFMLGLPFLAVQNGLLSWPFGSLMCRLVMTVDAINQFTSIFCLTVMSIDRYLAVVHPLRSSRWRQPRVAKAVNATVWAVSFVVVLPVVVFAGVLQDDGNCSIVWPEPAEVWKAAFIIYTATVGFFGPLTVICLCYLLIVVKVRSSGRRVRATSIRRRKSERKITRMVVIVVAVFVFCWLPFYVLNIVNLLVLLPGEFRGLYYFVVVLSYANSCANPILYGVLSDNFKRGFRKALCRSSRRVENHDQQPGAGMVALPLEEIRRELDLKEHLKVTNVEEHEQNELRNGQHEDSRKADVARRRDRSISPTRDCNGARISHTSETSREKCSVLEISCL
- the LOC127513851 gene encoding protein CutA homolog isoform X2 codes for the protein MRFDASAGGALRFFCLTVLLGVLMLPVLRWMGLRAFSMATQTYSSGTHSAAFVTCPNDTVAKELARGIVEKKLAACVNIVPQITSVYEWQGKIEEDTEVLLMIKTRSSKIPALAEYVRSNHPYEVAEVISLPIDQGNPPYLKWIGDVVPE